The Larus michahellis chromosome 14, bLarMic1.1, whole genome shotgun sequence genomic sequence CcgagtatttaaaaataacttttatctGAAGTCTTTCATCTTTGCAGAATTCATCGTAATGCCTCTAGATGCAGCCTTTTCTTAGGAATCTGTCAGCTTGGTTTATCCATGGCATTTATTACTAGTGAGGCAGCTGGAGCTCTGTTGTGAATTTGGGAAGCCAAATCCTGCTCATAAAAGCCAAGACAGCTCATTTGCTGATAAAATATTATAAATGGAGAATCTTTGTTTTGCGTTAGAATGAACTTCTTGAAGTCGTGAATCTGTGAGGCAAATCCTGAGTCGTGTTCTGTGAACTTATGgaacttctggttttcctttcttctaggTTTTTGATCTAAGCAAAATTGCACCTGCCAAAGCACTCCAGCTTTGTACCTTGCTGCCTTGCAACGCTGTCAGGGTCCTTGTCTGTGGTGGGGACGGCACAGTAGGCTGGGTGCTGGATGCGATTGATGAAATGAAGATAAAGGTATTGTGTTTTGTATTAAAAGATGTCTTATGGTGAAATGAGTTTTGGAGCTGCTAAAGTGCTACACCTGATCTCTTACCTGCATTTAATGTTTTAATCTTTCTGAATAAGCCTAcagagaaatatttgcagaattgcTTATTCATattggggaaggggcggggggggacttGTTATGGGTCTCTGTAATGCAGGAAAAATATGATAGCTTTACATTTTAAGTGATATTTAAAGTCATTCTTTTCTGTAACACAAGAAAATAACAAGCTGCATAATATTTTATgcattgttcttttctttttgtctaaacagatttatttcatCATAAGTGGCATTGCTAATAATGGCTAATGTGTTCTGAGTGCCTGTTTCTCCCAGCACACTCTATCTTTTATAATAACAGCATAATTTTGCTGGCTATACTGGTTGTATTGCCAGTGCATGAATGAGGGCAGTAGTTTGCTTCTGCACCTTCTCACATATTCTAAATCATCTGTCAGCCTGCAGCCTCACCTGTTAATAGCaagtagagaaggaaaaaataagctGTATGTTTCCTGTTGATTTGAAATGGAAGATATTCCAATTTACAGGGTACTACTAAGAACTCCTGAGAAAGTTAAGAATGAAGAATAATTACTAGGGCTTTAGTGCTTTACCTAATAAAATGTTCTCtagtgataaaaggaagaaagttaCTCTTAtatcagtgtcttttttttttcttttttttttcctgcagcttcctTGTTAGTATGTGAAATGTTGTAGTTGAAGGCCACTATTACAATTTCATGCATAGTCAAACTGAGCTGTTTTGAGAATTTTATGTACTGATAAAGTAGAAATGTAACAAAGTGTAACTATGAAGGTTCATGAATATAAGTATATGGTTATTTGGTCTTGGACACTTGATATATTGTCCCTCAGGGGCCATATAGTTGATGAAATCtgggtttttctttatttcaaagtaTTCAAATAGAGCGATTGCAGTTACATAAATACTGTTGAGATTATCAGCAAAACCTTTGTATTATCAGCAGTAGGTTATTTGCTCCTGTCATTTATCGTGACTTTTAAATACAGGTTACCTGGCTGATAACTCTTCTTGAGAAAATAACTGTAATGCCGCTTATTGCAAGTACATTTCACAGCTGAGTTTCAAAGGCCGTAGTACATCTGAAATAACCGTTCAGCCTTTTGTAGTAAAGAGAGCAAAGACCTTTGCTAAGGTGGCCATTTTGAATGTCTACTTCTGTCACTCTGCGATCTGCAGAGGTGATTATCATCTGCTCCATCTGTTGAGGACAGTtgatctgtgtgtgtatgtggcaTCTCTGGAACTTAGATACTGACTTTCCTTCTTTGAGTATGTGAATTCCCGTGGTTGAATACTCTAGGTTTATGTGCATCTGTTGTTTTAGACCTAACCTTATTTCAGTCTTATAAGAACATTTTTGTGTATGGTTACGATTCACAGCCTTGTGTGTTAGCTCTCTTTTAGTGTTGATATCACTTCTGAGAGGTCTGTGCAGTAACAGTGTTAGTAATTTACCAGCAGCATATTATCAAGAGATCGGATGAGAAGTTCAGGCTTCCACTTCTAGATCCAAAGCACCGCTCTTGAAGGAATACTCTGTTCAGTATTATTAACGCATTGTTTCCATATTGTCTTTGTATTCTCTCTTCTTCTCACAATGGTTTGACATTTCCTTCCTTTGCATTATCCCTATGGTAAGTACTCAAACGTGCCATCTGCTATACTGATGCTGCCAGCTCTGTTGCTCTGCACTATGTAACAAGCTGCCGCAAAGATCACTGGTATTTATCTAACCTGAACGTTTGAggataaaagggagaaaatgagTTGAAGAACAAGCTAATATGCAGTGTTTTTGTATCCTAGGGGCAAGAACGTTATATTCCCCAAGTTGCAATTTTACCTCTGGGAACAGGTAATGACCTGTCTAATACACTGGGCTGGGGTGCAGGTTATGCTGGAGAAGTCCCTGTAGAACAAATCTTACAAAACGTCATGGAGGCAGATGGAATCAAACTAGACAGGTAGGTAACAGTGAAAAGATAAATTCTGTAGAACCAAATACTACTATAGCTCTACGGATATCCAGTTGTAGCAGTATATGTAAAGAAACACATGCGTTGCTGGAGGGAACTGCAAAATAACTAAGGTCCAAAattagttttttatttcatttttttgcaagGCTTAACTCTTTCATAATTTAACTAAATTTGAATCTTTTGACTTGATCCCAGTATAGATATGAGATTCCTAACTACAGCTTTGATACTAAGTGAGAACAGTCTTTCATGACACTAAGTAACGGCTGTTGTTTTTCAGATGGAAGGTTCAAGTAACAAACAAAGGATACTACAACTTAAGGAAACCAAAGGTATGGTTTGCAAGTATAAATATGGATTCTATAGAATACCTGTCTACTTATACTTATTTTTCTGGTTACCTACTTCCCATTAAATACTGTGACTTTTAAAttgtaataataatatttaataagaCCATAACTAGAAGTTCTGTCTTACAGGTATTCACAATGAACAACTACTTTTCTATAGGACCTGATGCTCTCATGGCTTTAAATTTTCATGCTCATCGTGAGAAGACTCCCTCTCTGTTTTCCAGCAGAATTATTAATAAGGTGCGTTTGGTAAAGTGACGTTTTCTCCTTGTAGTTGTTGACTTAAGGctattttttgctttattcccCTACTTCGTCTCATGCCATTTTAAGAGTTTGAACTCATTTTTCTTGGGGAGGGGATTCCATGGGTAAAACATGTTTCCCGCCCACTCATAAGTGTTCTGGCTGGCCTCTGCCTACTTGCTTACGGAATATGCTGTTTGTTCAGTTTTTGTTTAGAATGTTTCATTTGCGTTGAAACTTAATGGGTTAAGGACGTTGCCTATTTCCTTTTAAAGTGGAAAGGAAGTTTCTTATGCAAGTTGTACCCTATCTCATGGAGAGAGCTTAGTTGAAGGATGCACATACATGTTACGTATGAATTTTAGATAAGGTTTTCAGAACAATAACTATACGTGAATATTTCAAATACTCTTCATATGTATTGTCTTTTTCTAACAGTATTTTCTGATctcctgggtttgtttttgggtttttttataggctgtttattttttttatggaaccAAAGACTGCTTAGTACAAGAATGTAAAGATCTTAACAAAAAGGTTGAGGTAAGTTTTTTAACTTGCTTATTCTCTGGACAATCAGTGGAGTTGTAAAAACTTAATTTgtaaaagaagaggggaaaagctTTGCAGTTTACATTCTTATACACTTGTATAAGAATGACTCTGGACTTAAACTATTTTTGATGTTCCTTTTGCTATCTGCAGCTTACTTGATGGAATTCATGTCTTTGAGCTTACTGAAAACTACTAAATTTTTTTCTGGCCTTCACTCAGCCAGTTCTGTGAGTTCAAGTACTGACATTCAAATAAAATTTGCCTTGACACCAGAGAATTATTTAAGTGagagttcttttttcttttctctattaaCAGAAATTTATTACAGCTTAGGATATCATGTgaaatcagaagtaatttttttaaagtttgaaaagaaaacacattcttcTTGTACAGGGCcagtttttttccaaatggaagcCTATTAAATGCATAAAGAGAATAACTAGCATATATTGAGCTGCTGAATTTGATCCACATTAATTAACTTTTGTGTGTCTTTTAAAGCTAGAGTTGGATGGTGAGAGAATAGAGTTGCCCAATTTGGAAGGCATCATCGTCCTGAATATTGGATACTGGGGAGGTGGCTGCAGGCTCTGGGAAGGAATGGGTGATGAACCTTACCCCTTGGCGAGGTATGCAGtgcatctttttcccttttttcttttaacggTTCTTGTAGTGTAAGCAGTTCTCTCCATGTGTTATGTGCTTATGTAGTCAGACTTGTCTGAAAGTCAGAAGGTTTCCTTGTGACAGTATGCTgtctcagatttttttattttcctcatgttAGAGACTTGGACTAAGTGCATCCCACATatcaagtttgggtttttttcagaccttCTCAAAATGTCTGGCATGATTAAGTAGTAGCATTGAAGaggctattaaaaataaaggtagCTTCCAAAAAGTATAAGATGTATCCATTTCAGAATATAGAAAGACACGTCTTAATAGAGgttaaaatataaagtaaaaacaaagcaagccaaaAATTTGACTCCTATGCTTGAGTAAGTTGGCTGGAGCAATACTAAAGAGGAGAATAGGTGGGTGCATTAGTTATTCCTTTTTGTGACTTCCTTCTTCAGAAGCCATATATCTAAATATACTTCATAGTTCTGTTACAAGGCTTATGATCCTggatttctaaaaaatatttgggCGAGGTCCTTTaccaaaatctaaaaaaaattaagccattaAAAGATGTTCCTGTAGATTAATAACTGagtgaaaagacaaaaatttgTACAAATttatggaagagaaatccactgGTGGGCCTTAAATATGCACAGTGATGCACTTGGGAAGTCATATATCCGTAATTTCCAGAAGCTAGCTAGGGTGTGCCGGCTGGTGTATTGCTCCATACTTGCATCTTTGTATGGCTTCCTTTGCTGTTCAGTGTGACTTGTCCAGCACAAATAGATAAACACATTTGTACAATAACATATGTCTTCTCTCTAGGAGTAGCCATAAAAGGACTGTGTATTATTTGGACAGGTATTCTAGAGCTCACAAGCATCACTAAAGAGAGTCTCCTTTTTTAACTCGTAGACATGATGATGGACTTCTGGAAGTTGTTGGCGTTCATGGTTCTTTCCATTGTGCCCAGATTCAGGTGAAACTCGCAAATCCTGTTCGCCTAGGGCAGGCACATACAGTGAGGGTAAGTGGTGCTTATGAACCTGTTTTCCCCTAAATTTTTTTGAATACATAACATAGAATCTCAAGCGCTCAACTGTCTGATCTGAAGTTGCTGTTTGCAGTTGAGCTAGATGTTTCTCTCGCTTAGTAAAAACGTCATAATTCACAGTCCTCTGTTGCTGTGCTTGGTGGCCTATGAGTGCAACTAATTACATACTAAGtttctccctgcccaggctgaAAAAGTGCACCATCAGTATATTGTAGTTGTAAAAGGTATCTTCAGAGCTACTTTGAACTGCTATGATTGTGTGTTCTTCTATTTAATGCCAGCTGATCTTGAAGAGTTCAAAGATGCCGATGCAGGTGGATGGAGAGCCGTGGGCTCAGGGGCCCTGCACTGTTACCATAACTCATAAGACACATGCACTGATGCTGTATCACTCGGGTGAACAAACAGATGACGACGCTTCCAGCATGTCTGAGCAAGACCACGTGAGAGAACAGACAGATGAAGATGTATAGATTTTGCAGAATTTAATATAATACAGTGATGAACTTCAGCTCTTTAAAAACACTGAGAATGCCTAATCTAGCCGTAAGGTTCATACCTGTGAATGAACTAGAGCTGAGGAAAAAGCCATGCTTTTACATTCATTAAAATGTTCACAGCTGAATTACCACAACTGTTTTGCCTTTTAGATTGGTGGTGATGCCCAGCCTTTCTAGCTGGAGTGAGTTACTCTGGTGGCAGGAGAGAGACAGGTATGGCAGCCCTTCCTTGCCATGGAATCAGATCTTCTGCACATACACAATATAGCATGCAAAATGTTTGATACCCTTAGAAAGGGGAACAGCTGGAAGTTTGGCCTGCTTCCTTCCATCTGCCCACTTCTCCAGAACAGCTTCCAGAGCAGAAAACCAGACCAAGTAGGATGTGGGCTGATTTTTCCAacaacagcctgctcctggctgccaTCTCTTTTTGGGAGCAAGACAAACGCTTCTCTGTGCGCCTGCTGGTGCAGTGCAGGTGTAGTAGGCTTGGCTGGGAGAGTGCAGGATCTGGGAGCTCTTGGGAAGATGGTTAGCAAGAAAAGATGCTTTTGGACCAAAGGTTTCTGGAAACGTTCTGTTAGTGAATGACCTTTTCCAGTGGCTTTGTAAGTCATAGTAGAGTACTCCTGAGGTCCCGAGTACCTAAGCTACAACTTCCAAATAATTGTACCATGACTTGCACTGAACGATCCTGTGACTGACTCTACTTCAGTTCAGTGAGAGGCTAATTCTAGTTTTTGTAAATAGTAACATCATAGTTCTTGAGGAGGCTTTTTGGAGGAAAACTTGGACAAAGG encodes the following:
- the DGKE gene encoding diacylglycerol kinase epsilon; the protein is MEGTESNGSTASSVVADWSLVFWTLCAVILPVLITLWCSFQRSRRQVLIRDIFRKSKHDWHYTDLFGQPSYCCVCAQHILQGAFCNGCGLRVSEGCLKKADQLFLCKEIMMRGNGGAHSSMPHHWIRGNVPLCSCCMICKQQCGTQPKLCDYRCVWCQYTVHDECMMDCLKTEECTFGEFRDLIIPPYYLSTINQMRKDKRTNYEKVVPYCRKHWMPVIILANTRSGNNMGETLLGEFKILLNPVQVFDLSKIAPAKALQLCTLLPCNAVRVLVCGGDGTVGWVLDAIDEMKIKGQERYIPQVAILPLGTGNDLSNTLGWGAGYAGEVPVEQILQNVMEADGIKLDRWKVQVTNKGYYNLRKPKVFTMNNYFSIGPDALMALNFHAHREKTPSLFSSRIINKAVYFFYGTKDCLVQECKDLNKKVELELDGERIELPNLEGIIVLNIGYWGGGCRLWEGMGDEPYPLARHDDGLLEVVGVHGSFHCAQIQVKLANPVRLGQAHTVRLILKSSKMPMQVDGEPWAQGPCTVTITHKTHALMLYHSGEQTDDDASSMSEQDHVREQTDEDV